The sequence GCATCTGACCCTTGACCCGGGCGGAGCGCGCTCCGACAACCGGACCCTGAACTGACGTCGAGGGTAGGGGCAGGGGATGCGCACATCAAGCCGCGGTGCGGTCGATAGTTTCATTGTGATGGACGTGATGGAGGCCGCCCGCGCCGCCGAGGCCGAGGGCCGCGACATCGTCCGGATGGAGGTCGGCCAACCCGGCACGCCCGCCCCCGCCGCGGCCCGCGCGGCGCTGGCCCGCGCCATGGAGGCCGGGCCCCTCGGCTACACCGTCGCCATGGGCCTGCCGGAGCTGCGCGCGCGCATCGCCCGGCTTTACGCCGACTGGTACGGGTTGGAGCTCGATCCCGCCCGCGTCGTGGTGACGGCGGGCGCCTCGGCAGGCTTCATCCTCGCCTTCCTCGCGATGTTCGACGCGGGCGAGCGGGTGGGCATCGCTGATCCGGGCTATCCGAGCTATCGCAACATCCTGCGCGGCCTCGACCTGGTGCCCGAGCGCATCGAGGGCACGCTCGCCAACCGCTTCCAGCCGACGCCCGCGGATGTGCACCCGGGCCTTGCGGGGCTGCTCGTCGCCAGCCCCGCGAACCCTACGGGCTCGATGCTCGACCGGCCTGCGCTCGCGGCACTGGTCGAGGCTTGCGCCGCGCACGACGTCGCCTTCATCTCCGACGAGATCTACCATGGCATCCAGTTCGCGGGCCGCCCCGTGACCGCGCTGGAGGTGAGCGACGAGGCGGTCATCATCAACTCCTTCTCCAAGTATTTCTCCATGACTGGTTGGCGGCTGGGCTGGATGGTGGTGCCTGAGGGGCTGATCCGGCAGGTCGAGCGGCTCGCCCAGAACCTCTTCATCTGCCCCACCCATGCGAGCCAGGTGGCCGCTCTCGCCGCCCTCGACGCGACCGACGAGCTGGAGGCAAACGCCGCCGTCTACGCCGCCAATCGCGCCCTGATCGTGGAGGCGCTGCCCAAGGCGGGCTTTCTCAAGATCGCCCCGCCCGACGGCGCCTTCTACGCCTATGCCGAACTGCCGGAGGGGATGGAGGACAGCCGCGCCTTCTGCGCCCGCCTGCTGGCGGAGGCGGGGGTGGCGGCGACACCGGGCCTCGACTTCGACCCGGTGCGCGGCCACCGGACCGTCCGCTTCTCCTATGCCGGCCCCACGGACCGGGTCGAAGAGGGCCTGCGCCGGATCGCGGCCTTCATGGCGGGCGAAAGCTGAAGAATTTTCGTCCGAAAATTCTGTGCGAAAATCTTCGGAGCGAAGATTTTCCGGGCTCCGCCTGCACTGCGGTGCAACATGAGCCTCTTGCCGTAGCGTCCGCAGACCGGCAGTCTGCGCGGCAGGAGGCAGCCTCATGACCCGTCCCCCCACGCTCGGCCACAACCGCGGACCCGCCCTCGAGCCCGGCGCCGGATGGCGCGGCTATTGCTGGCGGCGCGCCAAGGCCGACCTGCGCCCGGCGCGCGTTCCGATCGAGATGGTGCGCGTGCGGATGCGCCGCGCGCGCGAGCTGGGGCTCACCTATCCGCAATACGCCTCGATCCTCGCCGGCACCGGCCGCGACGTGATGGCGTTCCTCTACACCGTCGAAGGCCTGCAGATCCGCCTCTCCCGCCAGCTTCGCCTGCCGCCGGAGGTCGCGGCCAAGCTGCCGGAGATCAAGGGGGCGGCCCAGATCGCCTTCGCCCCGTCCGGCGAGGTGCCGCAGGACTTCGCCGCCGAGCTCTCGCAGGTCGCCCGCACGCCGCTCACCGCCCACGCCATGCAGCCCGACGCGCCTGGCTGGGGCGCCGCGCGCCGCGCCATCCGCGCAGCACTCGACCCCGCCAGGCTGCCTTCGAACGCCGTTGTCCTGATCGGCGGCCCGGCGGAGCAGGAGGGCTGGGCCGAAGCCGCCTCCATGGCGCGCTACCTGCCCACCGACACCTTCTTCGCGCCGAGCTGAGGCGCATGGCTCGCGTCCTCGTCCTGCACGCCCATCCGGGCCAGCGGCACTCCGCGGTCAACCGGGCCATGCTGCGGGCGGCGCGGGAGATCGACGGCATCACCGTCGTAGACCTCTACGCCGCCTATCCTCGCTTCAAGATCGACGTGGATGCCGAGCAGAAGCGCCTGGGCGAGCACGACGTCATCGTCTTCCAGTTCCCGTTCTACTGGTACTCCACCCCCTCGCTGCTGAAGGAGTGGCAGGACCTCGTCCTTGAGTACGGCTGGGCCTACGGGCCGCGGGGCAACGCCCTGCGCGGCAAGGTGCTGCAACTCGCCCTGACCACCGGCGGCTCGGACCATTCCTACTCGGCGGAGGGGCACAACCGCTTCTCGCTGCGCCAGCTCACCACGCCGCTGGAGCAGACCGCGGACCTGTGCGGCCTGACCTTCGCGCCGCCCTTCGTTCTTTTCGCCGCCCACCACGCACGCGAGGACGGGCGGCAGGCGCAGCATGTGGAGGCGTGGCGCGCGCTCCTCACCGCCCACCGGGACGACCGGTTCGACATGGGCAGCCGCGAGCCCGTCATCGGCATCGGGACCGTCCCGGTGATGGAGAGGGGCTGAGCGATGGACGACTTCCTCCTCCAGGCCGTGGTCTACCTGGGCGCCGCCGTCGTGGCGGTGCCGGTCGCCGCGCGCCTCGGCCTCGGCTCCGTCCTCGGCTATCTGATTGCGGGGGTGATGATCGGTCCGCTCCTCGGCCTCGTGGGGTCGGAGACAGAGGATCTCCAGCATTTCGCCGAGTTCGGCGTCGTCATGATGCTGTTCCTCGTGGGGCTGGAGCTCGAGCCCAAGGCGTTGTGGGAGATGCGCTCCCGCCTCCTCGGCCTCGGCGGCTTGCAGGTGGGGCTGACCACGGCCGCCGTCATGGGGGCCGCGATGACGCTGGGCCAGCCGTGGTCCGTGGGCCTTGCGATCGGCATGGTCTTCGCCATGTCCTCCACCGCGATCGTGCTGCAGACCTTGGGGGAGAAGGGGCTCATCAAGTCCGATGGCGGGCAGGCGAGCTTCTCCGTCCTGCTCACGCAGGACATCGCCGTGATCCCCATGTTCGCGATCCTGCCGCTTCTGGCGTTGCCGGAGCTTGCCGCCGGTCATCATGAGGAGGGCCATGGCGGTGCCGACATGCTGGCGGGGCTCGCGGGCTGGCAGGTCGCCCTCGTCAACATCGCCGCCGTCGCCTGGGTCATCGTCGGCGGCCACTACATCTCCCGCCCCGTCTTCCGCTTCGTCGCGTCGATCCGTCTGCGCGAGGCGTTTACCGCCACTGCACTGTTTCTGGTGATCCTGACCGCGGAGGTGATGACTTTGGTCGGCCTCAGCCCCGCGCTCGGCACGTTCCTCGCCGGAGTGGTGCTCGCCAACTCCGAGTTCCGACACGAGCTTGAAAGCGATATCGAGCCGTTCAAGGGCCTCCTGCTCGGCCTCTTCTTCATCACGGTCGGGGCGGGCATCGATTTCGGGCTGCTCTTCGGAAGCCTCCTGCCGATCCTCGCCATGACTGTGGGGCTGATGGTGATCAAGGCGGGTGTGCTGCTGATCCTCGCCCGGATCTTCAAGGTCACCGGCACCGACAAGTGGTTGCTCGCCCTCGGCCTCGCGCAGGCGGGCGAGTTCGGCTTCGTGCTCCTGTCCTTCACGGTGCAGAACGCCGTGATCCCGGAGCCGCTCTCCGACACGCTGCTCCTGATCGTGGCGCTGTCGATGCTGCTGACGCCGCTCCTCTTCATCCTCTACGAACGCGCGATCCTGCCGCGCAGCGCCGATGCGCAGGCCGAGCGGGACGAGGACGTGCCCGACACCGCCCCCGCCATCATCGCGGGCGTCGGCCGCTTCGGCCAGGTGGTCAACCGCATCCTGCTCGCCGCGGGTTACCGCACCGTCGTGCTCGACCACCAGGCCGACTACATCGACCGGTTGCGCATCTTCGGCATCCGCTCGTTCTACGGCGATGCTTCGCGGCCCGACCTGCTGCTCGCCGCGGGGCTGCACGAGGCACGCGTCCTCGTGGTCGCCGTCGACGATCCCGACCGTGCGCTGGAGATCGTGGATTTCGCCCGGCGCGAGGTGCCGAACCTCCACATCATCGCCCGCGCCCACGACCGGCTGGAGGTCTACAAGCTCTATGCTGCGGGGGCCAACGACATCGTGCGCGAGACCTTCGACAGCTCGGTGCGCGCGGGGCGCTACGCGCTCGAAAGCTTCGGCATGCACCCGTTCGAGGCGGAGCGGACCACGACCTTCTTCGTCGAGCAGGATCTGCGCAACCTGCGCGAGCTCGCCCCGCTATATGATCCCGACATCCCGCCGTCCCAGAACCCGGCCTATGTCGAGAAGGCCAAGGAAGTCGGCGCCCGCCTCGAACGCGAGCTGCGCGCCAAGGGCGAGGACGGTTCCGCCCAGCTCCAGCGCGGCTGGATGACACCGGGCCACCGCGACGACGAGGACGACTGAGCGGGCTCCTGCGCGAAGCGAGCCGGCGCGGCGCCGATCCCGAATCCCCGCCTGAAACGACAGGATCAACGGTCTGTGCCACACCGCACATCCGAAGTGACGCGAGCTGACGTTAAGGGAAACGTGTGCTTTTCGACACGATATCGAGACCCGTCATTTCCGGCCGGTCAGACAACTCTTCTATATGACTGTAAATGCAGGAAAAAAATTCCGGCCCGCGTGAGACGGTCGGACAACAAATTATGAGATTGCAGGACATAGATGTTTTCGAACCGTCACATTATCCCGACCTGACGCTACGTAAAGTAATTGGCTATCCGCCTGTTTTGGCTCCGAAAATCATATCTGAGTGAATTTTCAGAAAACTCAGAACGTTAGAAGATAACAGGGCCGCGGAGAGTGAGGGGAAAACGTTCATGAAGGCATTGCCGTTGAAGATCATGGCCTTTGTTGCAGTACTGACGCTGCTCGTGGTGCATCCACTGATGTCCTGTGGGCATTATCATCACCTGGGATCGGTCAGTATCGATCATCTCGTGCAACACTACCTCGATCCCGACGGCATCTTCTTTCACCTTCAGTACGGTTTTCTGATCCTGGCCGCGTGGCTCTTCGGATGGCGCTCCATCCTGATCATGGTGCCCGTCGCGATACTGGCCTGCGTCTTCGTGGGGCATGAGCCGACGGCCAAGCTTGAAGTTGCGATGCTCTACGTCGTCCTGCTCATCAGCGCACCGACCGTGTTCTCCCTCTTCCAACTTAGGACCGATCACGCCGTCCCGTTCGACCGAGTGAAGCTCCACTGGCGCTTCCTGATCGCGGGCGGATTGCTGTCGGCAATCATGTGCACCACGCTGAGCTCGGTCATCTTCAGCATCGCCAACCAGAGCGGCACTCAGATCACGACGGTGCTCGCCGCCATGGCGGGCAAAGTCGCGGGGCTGTTCGTGGCGATCATCCTGCTCTGGTTGGTCTTTCGCACCTTCCGTCCCTTCGAGCGGGCGGGATGATGCGCGGTTCCGAGACGCTACTACAACTTGGATCTAAGGCTATCGGCCGCATGGCGCTGCGTTGTCCGTGCCGCTCCGCAGAGCGGCGTCGTAGGCGGCTTCCAGCATTCGATAGTTCACGGCGAAGGGCGTGTGATCCGCCTTCGACTTAGACCGAGGAGCCACACGGCGTTTGACCGCTTTCGGAACGTCGTCCGGGTCCGGAAACGAGGTAATGTCTCGTGGCGGGATCCGACCATCCGCCGCAGAGACGCAACCGGTTCTGGAAGATCGCTGCCAAACGTTCTGTGCATCGTCGAGCGCGTCGTCTCGCACCTCGATGGCGAGGACCAGTGGCACCCACAGCACCGCCGCCCGGGCGCTCTCTGCGACAAGCGCGGGGACGCGAAACACTCCGCCCAAGGCATGTTCCGAGCCCGCGATCTCGACATCGGGAATGGCGACGAGGCGCGCGATCACGGCGTCGATATCGGCATCACCCTGAATGATGATCCAGACCGGTTCGGCCCGCTGCAGGCGGCTATTGGTGGCCGATCGGGTCTGCGGCGTGGCGCTCAAACCTGCAACAAAAGAGAGGTCCGACTGTCGAGGCTCGGCCTGTGGCGAGGGCCGTGGGTGCTGGCCACCGACCCAAGCCCGAAGCGCCGGCGTGATGACGCTTGGATCATCGCCGATCGGCGATGGGGCGCCGGTGCGGATGTCTTCTGTGTGCATCGCTCTGCTCCGGTTGCGAGGGTCAAGGTGCGGCCCGCCCGAGGGGGGACAATGGCGGGCCGCACTGGCATCCCGCGTTGTTCGGGGGGCGACAACGGGATGCATTCTGAGGGAGACGGTGCGGTGTGGGTCGACCGCGTCGTACTCCCGATTTCTGGTGCGCGCTGACAGGGACGCGCTTCGCTGATGGGTCCTTCGGTTTTGTTCTTCGCAGCGCCACACACATCTTCTCCAACCGCAGAATCGGGGGAAGATTCTGCGCCGTATCAGCGGCTTGATGGTCGAAGTGCCGATGAGGCATGGCGATCATTGTTCGCAAAATGATCGTCGCTCATCGCATTTCGCATCTCAACGTAATTGTCCGTGAATTCTGCGAACGGTGTTCAACCTTAGGTTTTGTTGGGCTTTCCGCCGGTGATATCCGCCTTCGTCAATCCTGCGACGAAACTTTTCACGCTCCATCGGAGGTGTTTTCGAGAGAATTAACGGACAATTCACGCTCGCCTGACGCACATCAAGCTACTGTGCGGCCATCTCCAAGCGGGTTTGCTGGTGAAAGCTGGCAGCGTTTGGCGCGATGAAAGCTGTGGTGGCGGCATCCTTGGAATATGTGTCAGCCACGCAGGAGAAGGTAACGACGTGATGCAGCCGCTCGCCTCGATCAGAATGGTTTGAGCCGTGATGATTGCGCGCGCCACGCCCGGTGTTGCGACTATGGACGCTGTTGCTTCATGCTTTCTCACGCGACATCGCCGCCTTTTCGGTATCCTCGCTCAACGGTCCGACCGCCCCGCGGACACTTGAGACGAGGCGTGCGGGACGCTACGCCCCCCGGGCGTCCCGCACCACCTGATCCGTACGTGGCCGGTGCCATCGGCCCGCACGGTGTTGGCTGGGGGCGGAGCGCATTTCCGCCCCGTCCCCGCCGCGACTAGCCGCAGCAGGCTGCGAGCATCGGCTTGCACCGGGCCCGGCCCGGGCTCAGGCGCACCTCCACCCGATCGCCGTGGCGTGCAAACCCGTCGACCTCGTAGCGGCCGAGCGTGCCGTTCCCATGGCCGAACAGGACGTGCAGCGGTGCCTCGGCGAGGCCGTCCACCGCCATCCGGCTCTGCCGCAGGATCGCGTGGAGCTTGCCCGCGGTCATGTGCGCGCCGCCCGGACCGTCCAGCAGCTCCAGCCCGGCCTCGCGCCACTGCGCCTGCCGACCGCCGCAATCGATGCCGCGGATGTCGGCGAGCGTCAGCTCCGTGACATGGTAGCCGCCACCGATCTCGCCCTCGGGCGTGGCGAAGATCACAGGCAATGCGGCGTCGGATTTCAGAAGATCCGCCTGCAGGCGGGCGAGTGTTGTGGGTCGAGCACACACGGGGTAGCCTCCCTCAGATTTCAACTATTCAACAAATATTGAAATATGACTGAAGATCAAGCCGCCGCCACTCTGAACGCCCTCGCGCAACCGCTGCGCCTGCGCATGTTGCGCCATCTCGTGCGCTGCGGCCCGGCGGGCTCGCGGGCAGGGGATCTCGCACAGGCGGTGGAGGTCGCGCCGTCGCTCGCCTCCTTCCACCTCAACACCCTGAGCCAGGCCGGGCTGATCGTGGCGGAGAAGGTTTCGCGCAGTGTCGTTTACCGCGCCGATTTCGCGGCGCTCGGCAGTCTCGTCGGCTACCTCGTGAACGACTGCTGCGCCGCCGACCCGCGCGTCGCCGCCTGCTGCAGCCCCGCGGCTCAGCCCGGGGGGTGACCCATCGCGACCTCCGGCGCCAGCAGCGCCAGCCCCAGCGCTGCGGTCAGCAGCCCCAGCGCGACCGCGGCCGACCGGAACCGCGGCACGCGCGCCAGCACCAGCGCCGCCCCGCCATTCGACACGATCCCCATCACGACCACACCGCTGGGAAACTGCCCACCCGCGATCTGGACAAGCCCGCCGCCATAGCCGAAGAGCAGCGCGAGGATCGCGATGCCATACAACCGGTAGATCAGCGGCGACCCGGCAGTCGCGCCGATCAACGCGTCGATCCGAGCTCGCCGCAGCAGGAGGAACGGCCCCACGACGCCCACCAGCGTCACCACGATCTTCACCGTCAGAAGCAGGGCGAGCGGGGCCATCGGGAACTCCTTGACCGGACGGGATCTTCCGCCTAAATTTGAATAAAATTCACGTTAAAGTCAAAGCATGGTCGACATCCACGACGCACCGCCCTGGCGGGAACCGGTCCAGGCCCGCAGCCGCGCCCGGGTCGCCGCCATCCTCGAAGCAGCCCGCACGCTGATCGTCGAGAAGAACACGACCGAGGTGAAGATCACCGAGGTCGCGCAGCGGGCGAGCATCCCCGTGGGCTCGCTCTACCAGTTCTTCCCCAGCCGCAGCGCGCTCGTCTACCGCCTGTGCGAGCTGGAGATGATGCCGATCGACGCGGCCCTTGCCGACGGTCTTTCCCGCGTCGGCACGCTCGACGATCTCGCCGCCGGAGTTGAAAAGCAGATGCGCAATGGCCTCGCGACCGTCCGCGCGCGGCCCTGCCTCATCGTGCTCCTGAACTGCGCGGGGACCGACCCCGCCATCCGCGCCGCGAACTTCCGCAACACCAACGCCAACGCGGAGCGGCTGGCCAAGCGCCTCAAGACGCTCGTCCGACACCCGAGCCGCGCCCCGGCGGTTGAGGCCCTGGCCCTTCTCATCTGCCACCTGTGGAGCGACGTGATCCGCCTCTGCCTGATGCTGGAGGATGAGCGGCGCTCCAACGAGATCGTCACGCAATACGCTGGCATGCTCTCCCGCCACCTCGCCGGCCTCGACCGGCGCTAGGGCGCCTCGGGGATCGGTAGCGCGGTGGTGTTCTTGATCTCCTCCATCGAGAGAGTCGAGGTCACGTTGTAGATCGAGACCTCTTGGATCAGCGACCGGTAGAAGTCGTCATAGGCCCGCGCGCTCGCGACCCGCACCTTCAGGATGTAGTCGATATCGCCCGCCAGCCGGTGTGCTTCCATCACCTCCGGCCGCTTCTTGACCGCGTTCAGGAACCGCTCCAGCCAGCCGGCATCGTGCTCGCTCGTGCGGATCAGGACGAAGAAGCACGCCTCCAGCCCCAGCTTTTCCGGGTCGAGCAGCGTCGTCTGCCCGCGGATGATCCCGGCCTCGCGCATCTTGCGGATCCGGTTCCAGACCGGGGTCTTCGACGCCCCTACGCGCTTCGCGATTTCGTCGAGCGAGGTCGAGGCGTCTTCCTGCAATTCCGCAAGGATTTTCCGGTCGGTGGCGTCGAGGCGGATGCTCATTCCCGTATTCTCCCGAAAGCCGGGCCAACTTGCCCGCTTCGCCCCCGATATCCGAACGACTTCCTTATTTCCAGCCCGATATACCCGTCATATTGGAATTATGTTCTAAGAGGCCATCTGTCGTAGCCTAACCATCGCCCGGAGTCCGCCATGCGCCACTTCCCGATCTTCGTCAATCTCGAGGGCCGCCGCGTCGTGGTCTCGGGCGCGGGCGAGTGCGCGCTGGCCAAGCTGCGCCTGATCCTCAAGACCGACGCGAAGATCGCCGTCTACGGCGCCGATCCGCATCCGGACGTGGCGCGCCTCGCCACCGACGGCCGCATCACGCTGACCGACCGTGCGGTCGAGGAGGGCGATGCGACCTGCGCCGTCCTGCTCTACGCCGCGAACGAGGATGAGGCCGAGGATGCCCGCGCGGTGCAGATCGGCCGCCGGGCAGGCGCGCTCACCAATATCGTGGACAACCTCGCCGACAGCCAGTTCATCACGCCCGCCATCGTCGATCGTGATCCGGTGACGGTGGCCATCGGCACCGAGGGCGCCGCCCCGGTCCTCGCCCGCGATATCAAGCGCCGCATCGAGGAGATGCTGCCCACCACGCTGGGCACGCTCGCCCGCATCGGTCAGGCGTTCCGCCCGATGGCCGACGCGCTGCCCATGGGCCGCATCCGCCGCGCCTTCTGGTCCGCCTTCTATTTCGACCGCGGTCCCCGTGCGCTGGCGGAGAGTGAGGACGCCGCGCGCGAGAGCCTCGACGACCTGCTGGCCGAGACGCTGGAGGCCAAGCCCGAAACCGGCTCCGTCGCCATCATCGGCGCCGGCCCCGGCGATCCGGAGCTGCTGACGCTGAAGGCCCGCCGCCTGCTGCACGAGGCCGATGTCGTCATCACCGACCGGCTGGTGGGGCAGGGCGTCCTCGAACTCGCCCGGCGCGAGGCCGAGATCATCGAGGTCGGCAAGACCGGCTTCGGCCCCTCCTGGAAGCAGGACGACATCAACGCGCTCAACATCGAGAAGGCGCGCGAAGGCCTGAAGGTCGCGCGCCTCAAGGGCGGCGACACCGCCGTCTTCGCCCGCCTCGATGAGGAGGTCGAGACGTTGGAGGCCGCAGGGATCGCCTATGAGATCGTGCCGGGCATCACCACGGCGTCGGCTGCCGCTGCAGCCCTCGGCCAGAGCCTGACGAAGCGGGGCCGTAACGCCGCCTTCCGCGTGCTGACGGGCCACGACGTCAACGGCTTTGCCGAGCAGGACTGGCGCGACCTCGCCAAGCCCGGAGCGACCGCCGCGATCTACATGGGCAAGAAGGCAGCCACCTTCCTGCGCGGCCGCCTGATGATCCACGGCGCGCCCGACACCACGCCGATCACCGCGATCGAGAACGTGAGCCGCGCCGACCAGCGCGTCATGCCCACCACGCTTCTCGATCTGCCCGACATGCTGACCCGCGAGGCCGTGACCGGCCCCGTCATCCTGATGCTCGGCCTCGCACCCCGCGAAGCCCAGGCCCAACTGCAAGCCGCGGAGGCTCTGTAAGATGCCCAAACCGTTCAAGCCCCAGATCGTCACCGCCAACGACCTCCTGATGGGGGACGTGATCTATCTGACCGCCGACGGCTCCTGGTCGCGCGACCACGCCGACGCGCTCGTCGCGCAGACGCAGGACGAGGCCGATGAGCTCCTCGCCCAGGCCGCGGCCCAGCAGCTCAAGGTCGTGGGTCCTTATCTGGCGGAGGCCCAGATCGGCACCGACGGTCGCCCGGGCCCCGTGCACTTCCGCGAGGCGTTCCGCACCCGCGGCCCGTCCAACTATTTCCACGGCAAGCAGGCCGCAGGCGTGGAGGCCTGAGATGTACCAGTACACCGATTTCGACCGCGATTTCGTCAATGCCCGCGTCGAGGAGTTCCGCGGCCAGGTCGTCCGCCGCCTCGACGGCTCGCTGACCGAGGACGAGTTCAAGCCGCTGCGTCTGATGAACGGCCTCTACCTGCAGCTCCACGCCTACATGCTGCGCGTGGCGATCCCCTATGGCACGCTGAACAGCCGCCAGATGCATCAGCTCGCCTACATCGCCGAGACCTGGGACAAGGGCTACGGCCACTTCACCACACGCCAGAACATCCAGTACAACTGGCCGAAGCTCGCCGACGTGCCGGAGATGCTGCAGGCGCTCGCCGATGTGGGCATGCACGCCATCCAGACCTCCGGCAACACGATCCGCAATGTGACCGCCGACCATTTCGCCGGTGCTGCCGCCGACGAGATCGAGGATCCGCGCCCGACCGCCGAGCTGATCCGCCAGTGGTCCACCGATCACCCGGAATTCCAGTTCCTGCCGCGCAAGTTCAAGATCGCCGTCACCGGCTCCCCGAACGATCGCGCTGTGACGAAAGCGCACGACATCGGTCTGCGCATGGTCCGCAACGAGGCGGGCGAGCCCGGCTACGAGGTGATCGTGGGCGGTGGCCTCGGCCGCACGCCGATGGTCGGCAAGGTCATCCGCGACTTCGTCCCGAAGGCGGAGCTGCTGCCCTATCTCGAGGCAATCATGCAGGTCTACAACCTGCACGGCCGCCGCGACAACAAGTACAAGGCCCGCATCAAGATCCTCGTCCACGAGGAGTCGCTGGAGACCATGCGTGAGCGCGTCGACGCCGTCTTCGCCCGCATCAAGGGCGACTTCGAGGTGCCGACCGAGATCCTGACCCGGATCGAGGGCAGCTTCACTGCGCCCGCCTACAAGATCGCCGAAATCGCCCCGGTCGTGGAGCCTGCGCTGCAAAGCTTCATCGACACCAACGTGGCCGAGCACAAGAACCCCGACTACGGCATCGTCACCATCTCGCTGAAGGGGATCGGGGAGACGCCGGGCGACGCCACCGCCCGCCAGATGCGCGTGATGGCCGATCTTGCCGAGCGGTACAGCCACGACGAGCTGCGCATCTCCCACGAGCAGAACGTCGTTCTGCCCCATGTGCACCGCGGCGACCTTCCGGCGGTCTTCGCCGCTCTGCGCGAGGCGGGGCTGGCGACGGCCAATATCGGCCTCGTCTCCGACATCATCGCGTGCCCCGGCATGGACTACTGCGCGCTTGCCACGGCCCGCTCGATCCCCGTGGCCCAGCAGATCAGCGAGACCTTCGCCGATCTCGACGCGCAGCGCGACATCGGCCCGCTGAAGATCAAGATCTCCGGCTGCATCAACGCCTGCGGCCACCACCATGTCGGCCATATCGGCATCCTCGGCCTCGACCGGGCAGGGGTGGAGAACTACCAGATCACGCTCGGCGGCGACGGGACGGAAACCGCGACCATCGGCTCGCGCACCGGACCCGGCTTTGCCTATGACGAGATCGTCCCGGCAGTGAAGCGCCTGATCGAGGCCTATCTCGACCTGCGCGAAAGCGAAGAGGAAACCTTCCTCCAGGCTTACCGCCGCCTCGGCCTCGACCCCTTCAAATCCGCGCTCTACGAGCAGGAGAAAGCCCATGCGGCCTGAAGCCAGCTTCGCCACGGTGGCCGAGCGTGTCGCCGCGCTCAACGACCGTTACCGCCACCACGCGGCGGACGACGTGCTGCGCCACGCGATCAGCGATGCGCAGGTGGGCCGTATCGCCATGGTCTCCTCCTTCGGGGCGGAGAGCGTGGTGCTGCTCCACCTCCTCGCCGTCGCGAAGCCGGATGTCCCGGTGCTCTTCATCGACACCGAGATGCTGTTTCCCGAGACGCTCGCCTACCAGCAGGAGGTGGCGGAGAAGCTGGGCCTCACCAACGTCCAGACCGTCCGCGCCTCGCTCACGCAGCTCGCCGCGCAGGACCCCGACGGAACCCTGCACCGGCGCGACCCGGATGCCTGCTGCACCCTGCGCAAGACCATCCCGCTGGAGGCCGCGCTGGCGCCTTACGATTCGTGGATCACGGGGCGCAAACGCTTCCAGGGCGGCGCGCGCAAGGAGCTCCAGTTCTTCGAGGCGGAGGGCGAGAGCCGCATCAAGGTGAACCCGCTCGCCCACTGGGCGCCCGCCGACGTGCAGGACTACATCTGGAACAACAACCTGCCGCGCCACCCCCTCGTGGCGCAGGGCTACCCCTCCATCGGTTGTGCCCCCTGCACCAGCCCAGTGAAGGAGGGCGAGGACCCGCGCGCCGGCCGCTGGCGCGGTCAGGACAAGGAGGAGTGCGGCATCCATTTCATCGACGGAAAGGTCGTGCGCGGCCCCGTGAAGGAGAACGCAGCATGAGCACCATCATTGCAGACAAGGGCAACGGCCCGGAATTCGGCCCGGA is a genomic window of Pontivivens ytuae containing:
- a CDS encoding ArsR/SmtB family transcription factor codes for the protein MTEDQAAATLNALAQPLRLRMLRHLVRCGPAGSRAGDLAQAVEVAPSLASFHLNTLSQAGLIVAEKVSRSVVYRADFAALGSLVGYLVNDCCAADPRVAACCSPAAQPGG
- a CDS encoding pyridoxal phosphate-dependent aminotransferase produces the protein MRTSSRGAVDSFIVMDVMEAARAAEAEGRDIVRMEVGQPGTPAPAAARAALARAMEAGPLGYTVAMGLPELRARIARLYADWYGLELDPARVVVTAGASAGFILAFLAMFDAGERVGIADPGYPSYRNILRGLDLVPERIEGTLANRFQPTPADVHPGLAGLLVASPANPTGSMLDRPALAALVEACAAHDVAFISDEIYHGIQFAGRPVTALEVSDEAVIINSFSKYFSMTGWRLGWMVVPEGLIRQVERLAQNLFICPTHASQVAALAALDATDELEANAAVYAANRALIVEALPKAGFLKIAPPDGAFYAYAELPEGMEDSRAFCARLLAEAGVAATPGLDFDPVRGHRTVRFSYAGPTDRVEEGLRRIAAFMAGES
- a CDS encoding monovalent cation:proton antiporter-2 (CPA2) family protein, producing MDDFLLQAVVYLGAAVVAVPVAARLGLGSVLGYLIAGVMIGPLLGLVGSETEDLQHFAEFGVVMMLFLVGLELEPKALWEMRSRLLGLGGLQVGLTTAAVMGAAMTLGQPWSVGLAIGMVFAMSSTAIVLQTLGEKGLIKSDGGQASFSVLLTQDIAVIPMFAILPLLALPELAAGHHEEGHGGADMLAGLAGWQVALVNIAAVAWVIVGGHYISRPVFRFVASIRLREAFTATALFLVILTAEVMTLVGLSPALGTFLAGVVLANSEFRHELESDIEPFKGLLLGLFFITVGAGIDFGLLFGSLLPILAMTVGLMVIKAGVLLILARIFKVTGTDKWLLALGLAQAGEFGFVLLSFTVQNAVIPEPLSDTLLLIVALSMLLTPLLFILYERAILPRSADAQAERDEDVPDTAPAIIAGVGRFGQVVNRILLAAGYRTVVLDHQADYIDRLRIFGIRSFYGDASRPDLLLAAGLHEARVLVVAVDDPDRALEIVDFARREVPNLHIIARAHDRLEVYKLYAAGANDIVRETFDSSVRAGRYALESFGMHPFEAERTTTFFVEQDLRNLRELAPLYDPDIPPSQNPAYVEKAKEVGARLERELRAKGEDGSAQLQRGWMTPGHRDDEDD
- a CDS encoding Lrp/AsnC family transcriptional regulator, with the protein product MSIRLDATDRKILAELQEDASTSLDEIAKRVGASKTPVWNRIRKMREAGIIRGQTTLLDPEKLGLEACFFVLIRTSEHDAGWLERFLNAVKKRPEVMEAHRLAGDIDYILKVRVASARAYDDFYRSLIQEVSIYNVTSTLSMEEIKNTTALPIPEAP
- a CDS encoding NAD(P)H-dependent oxidoreductase; this encodes MARVLVLHAHPGQRHSAVNRAMLRAAREIDGITVVDLYAAYPRFKIDVDAEQKRLGEHDVIVFQFPFYWYSTPSLLKEWQDLVLEYGWAYGPRGNALRGKVLQLALTTGGSDHSYSAEGHNRFSLRQLTTPLEQTADLCGLTFAPPFVLFAAHHAREDGRQAQHVEAWRALLTAHRDDRFDMGSREPVIGIGTVPVMERG
- a CDS encoding DUF6428 family protein, with amino-acid sequence MCARPTTLARLQADLLKSDAALPVIFATPEGEIGGGYHVTELTLADIRGIDCGGRQAQWREAGLELLDGPGGAHMTAGKLHAILRQSRMAVDGLAEAPLHVLFGHGNGTLGRYEVDGFARHGDRVEVRLSPGRARCKPMLAACCG
- a CDS encoding TetR/AcrR family transcriptional regulator, coding for MVDIHDAPPWREPVQARSRARVAAILEAARTLIVEKNTTEVKITEVAQRASIPVGSLYQFFPSRSALVYRLCELEMMPIDAALADGLSRVGTLDDLAAGVEKQMRNGLATVRARPCLIVLLNCAGTDPAIRAANFRNTNANAERLAKRLKTLVRHPSRAPAVEALALLICHLWSDVIRLCLMLEDERRSNEIVTQYAGMLSRHLAGLDRR